TAGTCCCAACCCACACCAATTCAAGGCATGCCCGAGCTTTATGCCTACATCCAGACCATGGTGACAAGCTCAGCACCGTGGTTCTACCTTTCCGCTTCTCCCTACAACCTGTATCCCTTCCTTCGAAAGTTCAGGGATGATTACTTTCCGCACGGACAACTTATCCTGAGGGATTCCAATCTTATGACTATCTCGGGGCTGCTGTCCAATCTTACCCTTGGTACTGAGAAATACAAGGTTGACCGAATTGAAAAAATCCATCGGTGGCTCCCACGAAGGAAGATGATTCTCATCGGAGACTCGACGCAAAGCGACCCAGAGGCCTATGGAGACGCATGTAGGATGTTTCCAGGTTGGATAAAACTGATCCTTATTCGCAAGGTTGAAGATATTGCGGCTGTGGGGATTCACGAGAAGAATGAGCCGCAGAGGTTTGAAAAAGCCTTTGAGGACCTTCCCAGGTAAGACTATTGCCTGCTGATCTTGGACAAGCATTCTGAGAGTAACTTCTAACTGAAAAACAGAGAGCTATGGCATGTGTTTGAGGATCCTGCCGAGTGCCAGGAGTTGATACATAAGACGGTAACTGCTGGATTGTGAAGCGTTTCAGCGAGCGGCACAGGGAAGGACTTGGACTGCAGTGGATGTTGTCCACCTTTTATTACGTCACCATACCAAGTTGAGAAACATCTCGGAATAAGACCCCGCACCGCCTTGCCGCAACTCTTCCCGAGCATGCCACCCCGCTCTCATCCCCTCGGTGGAAGAACAAACCTGACCTCACTCTCACCATCTCTCCAGCAATATCCAATCTTGCCGGAAGCATGACCCCTAGCCAGTGACAATGGCATCTGAAACCCCAGCCAAGCGACAAAAGTCTTCCAAGGATGTGCCATACCGTCTCATCTACTGGCCTGGGCTTCCCGGCCGCGGAGAACATATCCGTCTAGCGTTGGAAGAAGCCGGTGCTGAGTATGTCGACACGGCCCACCTCGAGGATGGCATAAACGATGTTCTTGCATACAACAGTGGTGAGCAACCCAAGGACGAAACCAACATCCCGCTCTTTGCACCACCGATTCTGCAGCACGGAGACCTCGTCATCAGCCAGACACCCAATATTCTCTTGTATTTGGGGCCTCGTTTGGGGCTGGTGACCGACCTGGAAAATGATCCTGATGGGCTGTACAGGATCAACAGCCTTGTCCTCACAGCTCTTGATGGCTTGAGCAACGAGCCCCATGACTGCCACCACCCAATTGCCACAGGTCTGTACTATGAGGACCAAAAGGATGAGAGCAAGAGAAAGGCCGAGGACTACGTCAAAAACAGGCtccccaagttcttggggTATTTTCAACGTGTGTTGGACTCAAAGGCCAGCGGCGACGGTCCGTGGCTCTATGGTGGAAAATTGACATACGCAGACTTGGTCCTGTTCCAGGTACGTTGCACCACAAGAATTTGGTTCTCGTGCTTTGCGCGTGTTTTCTGACCCGGTTGCGTGTTTCACAGTGCTTGGACGGTTTGATGTTCATGTTTCCCAAGGCAACGACCAAGTTGGAGCGTGAGGGCAAACATGGGAAGGTTTTTGCGCTTCACAAAGCTGTCGCGGAGCGTCCAAGGATCGAAAGCTATTTGGAGAGCTCACGGCGACAGAAGTATTCCAACGGCATCTATAGATACTACGAGGAGTTGGATTTTAAAGGCTGAGTTTTGCTATTCTTGGATATGCGCTTGTATAAATGGAGACTGTGTAACAATTTCAACGCCAAGATGATAAAtgttggagttgggagaTGGGTGTATATCGTGCCTGTGTCGTCAGCTGAATGATGACGTATTGATTTGACATCCATGATTCTATCTCTCCAGATATTGCATCAAGCCCTAGTGTATTTCAGACCTAAGACCTTTTACTTTTTCAAGGCCGGAAATACCACCAAAGCTGTACAAGAACAATGCTCACTGTGCCGCCCGTACATCTAAGATCCTCTTGGTTCACAGCAGCTGCCCGCCTTCATTGTATCACGGTCCGCCCGGCCGACCATTCATCCGGTCAAATACACGCACCCCGGCCTACCCTGAATACAGTTCGTCCCGTATCGGGTTCGACAAGAAACAAAATGCCGCCGTTTCCAAAGCCCAACGAAGAGCCACCTGCGCACAGGATGGTGTACTTTCCTGACATGACGACGGCGTTGCCGTCCGAATCAGGAGAGTTTCGTCGTGTGCTTTGGACAGGACTGTACTCGCAGGTTGTCCTCATGACGGTGCCGGTAGGAGGTGACATAGGGGAAGAGGCATGTATTACCTCACAGTGCCGTCTTGGTCGGGGTGAGTGGGTGCTAACGACAGCCGAGGCAGATTCACACGGTGGATCAGATCCTCACCTTCACTTCAGGCAGAGGTCTTGCacaggttggaggagaggagcgGGATATCAAAGCCGGGGACATGGTCGTCGTGCCTGCGGGGACCAAGCACCAGTTTCTCAATACTGGTCCTAACCCGCTCATTTTGTACACCGTCTACTCGCCTGCGGAGCACAAGGCCACCACTGTGCACAAGAccaaggaagaaggagacaaggccgaggaggagggacggGACGAGCCTCCTGTCTGGAGCCAGCGGAGCAAGCAGGAGAATGAGGAGGATCGTCCAGTGGGCTGATGATGTGCAGGTGTTGCATGAAAGTGCTGATGGTTTCGTTAGGGGCACTGTATGTCAAACTGGATAAGCATGACATTTTTATAAGCTTTATACACTGCTATGAGTTTGAAGAGATGGTGTTGTGTGATGTTTGTATAAACCTGCCCATCAGGGGGTTATTGCGTGTCCCCTGCCCAAGATGACATTTCATTATGATTGACGTCACATAACGCCAATGGAAGACATTAAATCAAAACTGAACGAGGAAAGTCAAAAGTGTGTAACGTTACATGTTGTTCTATCAATTCAAATTTATTGTACATCCTGGACTGTCAGTCCATTCTTGAATTAATCCAAATCGCCAACGGTAATCTCAAACTCCCCAGTGAGCGGctgctcaacctccaccgtcgTCTCGACCGTCTCATCTCTCTTGCGCTTGCCAGCTCCAATGACGGTGACCTTGGtgatcttgaccttggtCTGGAACCCAAACTTGCCCTTGGCCGTCAAGACACCGCGGGCGTAGCGGAAAGTAATCTCGGTAGTGCCCTTCTGCTCGACGCTAACACCGTCATCAAGGTAGAGAGTACCTGTGGCAGTGCCATCGGCACCAACGGGCACGAGAAGCTCAAAGTTCTGCTCACGGACCCCGGTGGTGGTCATGGCCGACTTGACGCGGGCTGGAACAATAACACCGCCccggaggaagaggggaatGTCGGACAGACCTTGATTCGCGAGGCGGATGGTGCGACCTTGACCCTGGATCTTCTTATGGGTGTAGAAATCATAGAATATATCCTTGGGGAGGTACACCTCGACGCTGGTGGAGCCCTCCTGGGTGACAGGTGCCACGAGGAGGCCAGGGCCATAGAAGTACTGGTTCTCAAGGCCGAACGTGTTGGAGTCGTTGGGGTACAGGTAGAAGacggggttgatgaggggggtgcCGTCAACGGTCTGCTTGTGCATGGCGGTATAGATGTAATCGAGAAGGCGGTAGCGGATATCAATGGCCTTGCGGGCGGCCTTGGTAACGCTCTCCCAGCGGTAGAACTCCTGCGAGATGGCAGGGGGGTACTCGTTGTGGTTGCGGTAGAACGGAGCGAAGGCACCAAGGGTGGCCCAGCGGGCGCAGAGCTCCTCCGTGGTCGAGCCAGCGAAACCGCACACATCAGCACCGACCATGGGAACCTGGTAGATAGCGGCAAATGCCATCATGGCTCGGATGGTTCCGCGATATGCAGCCCAGTCGGCAACGTTGTCTCCCAGCCACTTGCCGACTGAagcgccggcgccggcaaAGGTGGAACGAGTGATGACCAGGGGGCGAAGACCGGGACGTCTGGCAAGCATGGCATCGCTGGAAAAGGTTGACATCATGGAGCCGTAAAGGTTGTGGACATCGTACTCGGCGAGGCCGTTCTCGTGAATGGTGTTTGTGTTCACGGTCTTGTTGGAGATGCCGCCCTTGTCAGCGTTCCACGAATCCATGTAGGCGGCCTTGTTGTGGATGGAATACTTGGGGAACAACAGGTCGCGACCGGGAAGACCCTTCCACTTGGTCACGGGACCGGCGtgggggttgctgagggggACAACATCCCGAGCAGCTGGAGCCGCGATCTGGGGCACTTCATCGCGCTTGCACTGGGTGCCCTCTGGCTGGAATTCACACGGCCAGCCTGGGAGAGGGCGCTCGGAGTGGCTGCGCACAGGtggcggggtgggagggaaaCCGACGGCAGCCGCGAAGGGATCGCTGCAGGGGAAGAAGCAGGGGAAATTGGAGGGCTCGTTCATGTCGATCCAGAGGCCGTCGATATCGACACCGGTGTCTCTGGAGAAGAACAGAGAAAACTCGTTGTTCCAGTACGTTGTAATGTTCGTAGAGAACCAGTCAGGAAAGACGGAGACACCTGGCCAGACGACACCAAGATACTCGGATCCGTTGTCGCGCTTGAGAAAGATGCTGTCCTCGACACCACGATGATAAGCAGGATAATCGGCGTATCCGACAGCGGGATCGACCATCACGATGTATTTCTGCTGGTTCTTGTGGAGGTGGTCAACAAGACTTCGGTAGACGGGCATCGGGAACCTCTCGGGGTCGTTGGAAAACACCCTTCTCTGGTCCATGTAGTCGATATCTGTCCACATGACCTCGAGGGGAATCTGGGCTTGGCTGTAGTTGTATACTACCTCGGCGACCTCATAGATGTCACGGTAGCCATACCTGCAGTTGTGGTAACCCAGACCCCAGTACGGCATCATGGCGGGGAGTCCCGCGACCTCGGCATACTGGCGCGCAACGTCGATCGGGGTTGGGCCGGCCATGAAGTAAAAGTCAAACACGCCTCCGATGGTGTTGTACTCGAGGAACTGTCCTGATTTGTCCTTGTCGATCTTGATGTCCATACCGTTGGAGTTGAGGAAAAAGACGCCGTGAGTGCCCGTCTTCCTGTGCTCGTAGTACACGGGATGGCTGCCATACAAATTTGCCCCCTCAGGCGTGGCAAACGAGTCCTGGGACCACATCGTGCGGATGTAGTTGGTGGTATTGAGACGGAACGGATCCCAGTGCTCACCGAGGCCATacaggttggggttgttgggaagCTTGGTTCTC
The sequence above is a segment of the Podospora pseudocomata strain CBS 415.72m chromosome 2 map unlocalized CBS415.72m_2, whole genome shotgun sequence genome. Coding sequences within it:
- a CDS encoding uncharacterized protein (EggNog:ENOG503NVMX; CAZy:GH31; COG:G), with product MIGPRLLGLGLLAGLSSAAIAPRAVAVAVERPLSECPGYKASNVKTTSSRLTADLSLAGRACNTYGTDLEKLRLEVTYETDNRIHVKIQDTNDAVFQVPESVFPRPKGSGSNAKRSALEFKYKTNPFSFSVVRRKTGEVLFDTSAAPLVFESQYLRLRTKLPNNPNLYGLGEHWDPFRLNTTNYIRTMWSQDSFATPEGANLYGSHPVYYEHRKTGTHGVFFLNSNGMDIKIDKDKSGQFLEYNTIGGVFDFYFMAGPTPIDVARQYAEVAGLPAMMPYWGLGYHNCRYGYRDIYEVAEVVYNYSQAQIPLEVMWTDIDYMDQRRVFSNDPERFPMPVYRSLVDHLHKNQQKYIVMVDPAVGYADYPAYHRGVEDSIFLKRDNGSEYLGVVWPGVSVFPDWFSTNITTYWNNEFSLFFSRDTGVDIDGLWIDMNEPSNFPCFFPCSDPFAAAVGFPPTPPPVRSHSERPLPGWPCEFQPEGTQCKRDEVPQIAAPAARDVVPLSNPHAGPVTKWKGLPGRDLLFPKYSIHNKAAYMDSWNADKGGISNKTVNTNTIHENGLAEYDVHNLYGSMMSTFSSDAMLARRPGLRPLVITRSTFAGAGASVGKWLGDNVADWAAYRGTIRAMMAFAAIYQVPMVGADVCGFAGSTTEELCARWATLGAFAPFYRNHNEYPPAISQEFYRWESVTKAARKAIDIRYRLLDYIYTAMHKQTVDGTPLINPVFYLYPNDSNTFGLENQYFYGPGLLVAPVTQEGSTSVEVYLPKDIFYDFYTHKKIQGQGRTIRLANQGLSDIPLFLRGGVIVPARVKSAMTTTGVREQNFELLVPVGADGTATGTLYLDDGVSVEQKGTTEITFRYARGVLTAKGKFGFQTKVKITKVTVIGAGKRKRDETVETTVEVEQPLTGEFEITVGDLD
- a CDS encoding uncharacterized protein (COG:O; EggNog:ENOG503P34Q) — encoded protein: MASETPAKRQKSSKDVPYRLIYWPGLPGRGEHIRLALEEAGAEYVDTAHLEDGINDVLAYNSGEQPKDETNIPLFAPPILQHGDLVISQTPNILLYLGPRLGLVTDLENDPDGLYRINSLVLTALDGLSNEPHDCHHPIATGLYYEDQKDESKRKAEDYVKNRLPKFLGYFQRVLDSKASGDGPWLYGGKLTYADLVLFQCLDGLMFMFPKATTKLEREGKHGKVFALHKAVAERPRIESYLESSRRQKYSNGIYRYYEELDFKG
- a CDS encoding uncharacterized protein (EggNog:ENOG503P2N1; COG:S), producing the protein MLTVPPVHLRSSWFTAAARLHCITVRPADHSSGQIHAPRPTLNTVRPVSGSTRNKMPPFPKPNEEPPAHRMVYFPDMTTALPSESGEFRRVLWTGLYSQVVLMTVPVGGDIGEEACITSQFTRWIRSSPSLQAEVLHRLEERSGISKPGTWSSCLRGPSTSFSILVLTRSFCTPSTRLRSTRPPLCTRPRKKETRPRRRDGTSLLSGASGASRRMRRIVQWADDVQVLHESADGFVRGTVCQTG